The sequence below is a genomic window from Wyeomyia smithii strain HCP4-BCI-WySm-NY-G18 chromosome 1, ASM2978416v1, whole genome shotgun sequence.
tggcagcggctgaataataTGGTCGAGTCAACGTTTTCGGCGAATCGCTACGTGATGGTGGTGGTCGACGTTCGAGACCTATCTggaaacgactggcagggcacatcGTATTTTACTCCCGCCACGAAGGAAGTAAGCTTTGAGGTTagattcatttcacacaccaagtttccaaagaaggtgctgctgtggccgcgaaaagctccgtactggccgtgaacggggaaattcatagaagtgataaataaaacgaagaaagaactcaaaaacatgcctacacgcatatttttgtccaccatggcgaatgttccggtaaactcccggaaggccgctcgcaagggcgtggaattGATTTTGCAAGTGAGCTTATATAATTACCTTTCATagtaaatttattgaaattaaTTATCTGAGTTGGTTTTTTGCTATCACcatccgaatttttttttaaatttttttaatgcaaacattactATTGAACAAAATTTGACAATCTAATGTTCTTAAATATTCCATACACTATCGAATTTTCGTAAAaacccactcggaaaaataatgtgacgccggccctgcgaACAGAATTGTGTTGTCTTCCAGACGCAtagctgcaatatgcaacacgcaacttTGTAACTGTGTTGCGTACCTGAGAGTATGCTGCTTTCTGCCATCAGCTTCCTTTCAACAAGAAAAGAAGAAAACGGaagaatttgaaataaaaaaccgGAGAAAACTCCATATATAAACAAGGATGGTGAAATAGATTTTTTCACCGATAGAGATTATAGTCACTGGCGtactttaaattttgaaaatgagaATTTAGCTCGATTAAAATATAAGGACTGTgcatgaatgcacaaaatactgAAGAGACCAGACATGTAAAGGGAATGAATTCAATAAGTGTGGTGACGAATAGGAAACTAGATAAAACtagaacaatttaaaaaaaaactggaaatatttAACCTAATTGTTTTGCTGGCGctcgttaaaaaaaaaactgggagGTTGACAACGCTGGGTGAGTGTATGAGTGTATGTATGCTACTTCGGGCTTTTTCCGCTGGTTGCCAACATTAAATGCGATTCATTGCGTCTCGAGTCTAGTGAAACTGAAAGAGACAAAACTTAACAAAAAAGGCGGAGCAAGTTACAAAACGGGCAACATCTCTGTGACATAGCATTCTTTGGACTGTGCAAGAGTCTCCTTCTGCTCAAACAAATCTTTTTACTTGGTGAGATTGTCGAACATTATTTAGCAGCAGCGGGTAACAGGCGCGGATTAAATTGAGAATCTGGAACATTAAATAAAACCCCTAACAAGTTCTTGCTGTCCATCTCAAGAGACATCAAAACgttagaaacaaaaaagtaggaggttgtatccaagacacgaccgtataaccgacgtagaactacgcacagtaTTAAGGAAAAACTCTActctgaaaagttgaaaaataatgaattttcgtgataatTGGAAAATTGGATGTTTAGAGGTGAAGTGTTCGGGCATTTGGGCTATTGAttgaggtatatttgaagatgtattttgtgtaccgtgagtacaaatatagtgagtattacgttATTGGCAGTGTTTTCCAACTGGTGgtacgtttttctcagcatctaccaaACCGATTTGGCTAAAATTTTACAAGCAGCTgtaaaaaatttcagccaaatcggtgcagtagatgctgagaaaaacgtaccaccagttgaaaaacatggtttcgagagaaacgatgcgtaatactcactatatttgtatccaaCACATGCAAATTATATctccaaatataccttaatcgatAGGCAAAATACTCGAACACATCACTctactctaaacatccgaaaaaaattacggatttttttatttttcaaacttccAATGTAGGGTCCCCTCTTAACAAATGTATGGTTTGGATTGTTTCATTAACGAGTCTTAAAATCTACTATTGCTTGCTCTAATCgagaaacttttcattgaataaacTCTGGAAGTCTACTGTACGAGAATAATACAATACTTTGCACGTTTTTGCCGTGCTGGAGTACAAAATATATGGCTGTGTGATCTGGAACCTCCACATAGTTAAAAAAATTCCACATCTATCGACCCATTTCAACTGAGCAATATCCCCGTACTTTTTCACCTGCTAAGTGAGCGCTTTACCTTGAACCAAAACAGCCATAAGGTTAGAAAAGGTTTTATTACTACTGTATTAAATGTTAACATTAAATGTAAAATAACAgcgaataaaaataataaacatgcAGTGACGCTTTAAattcgattttattttttgcaatcgCAGTGCTACAGGCTTGGAAGGTCCGTTCAGTCTACCTTCCGACTAAAAAATGTAACTGATTTTACCAGGgaaactcttttatagccgaaggttgctacgaaataggccacgcctcaTTTCTAAGTTTTACCATTGTCTCATGTTCCTCAGACGAataattccacaattcgcatttaatttttgtatccagcggaaAAGCACCCGTATCGTATTGCGGCTTCAAGTGATtttgtttgctcgctgttgcgtgttgcaacaTGTtgcatgttgcaactgagcagctgggagacgacgaaacaTGTTGcaacatgttgcaactgagcagctgggagacgacgaaattctgttcatgttgaAAATTGAATCTACTTCAAATTATTTCTGTAACGTCGAATTAATTACCTTTGTTAAGGAGTAAAGgcaatctttatgctgccccaatactgggggaataatggcagtctggcgacacacgctgagaagaaccgcgctgctcctgagacatggtgactaatccgctgttactgctaagtgctgatatctgctgctgccaACGATGTGGATGGTCCAGCCAGCTCTCCTctcgactaatgaatgtagttgATTCTACCAgaaactcttttatagccgaaagttgctacgaaataggccacgcctttttgTTCAGATTTCCCATTCTGTAattttctttagacgaattattccacaattcgcatttgacgTTTGTATCCATCGAATAAACACCTATGCTGCTCTCatgcacgcaacgattttaacccgtatcgtatTACGGTTTGTAATcaagcaagcgatttcgtttgctcgctgttgcgtgttgcatcatgttgcaattgagcagctgggagacgacgacaATCATgcagattgattgaatcgatgttaatttattcctgtaaagtcgaattaattACCTTTGTTGAGGCGTTCTAACAggacagggcagtttgttgctcaaaatcggttatgctgatcgcagccatTGTGCTGCACCaacagtaaataaataaagcaaattttttgaccgcgacagaatttggttgctaggatccagcacagaatgattgtgttattgccaaaaattgttaaccttcaattacttgattatttgccttggaaaaggcattttgctgttcaaaatctgtaaaagctgttttcgcattcagtaaataagacggccgcgacagattgtgttttcttggattcacCACAGAATGTgctgttgccaagataaagcaaaactgttaaggccgaagcccttaactggcaaatcgagacgtttggtgctacctcgctgctaCTGTGTACTGTGATTTGtgtactggcgcaacccgctacTGCTACTTCCGCAATTCGCTACACTGcagctaactagttatactacTCTGTCGACCTTTTAAGGGAAccgagcgaccaatcagaggacttaattttcgtttcaacaaggcttggcaattatcaatagtacaatagttcgcataatcaatcaacaattttctacatttgggtgaatgcgtgtataattttccaatcaattgctgcaaaaatgaaagaaatcggttgaaatcaaaccgatttataagcatttaaaaagggacaaaatcgtccccttttcgtttatagttttcctatttacatccctatatggtaggctaaagtaaaacgtagttctactcAAAACTTCGATCTTGAAAATAGATCTTATCAGAAAAACAAAAGACATGATTAAAATGTTGATAAGTATTcctacgtcaactttgcggtcgtggctttccGCACAATCCTTGTGTTTTTTTAACAAAGAATAgagcgaccagaccgagccaagcgccattttctcaaaaattgagtttttaacaccagtggCTGTTAAAATAGATAAtttatctttcatgaaaaaaaaagaatgatttgaacagtttataatggtattataacataATTTCTCTACAGCAgtttgcaggaaacatacgggatggttaaactttgatcgccgattactcgaaataatgtttttggcgcttggttcggtctggtcgcacgccgaccagttGAAAAACGTTTGTTCCTATGGTTTTGAGTGAaagaatgtaaaaaaatatcaggaaaagaataacaaaaacaattttaaaataaggccACAACCACCTATACTAGGATAGACATAAATGGAAAGTCTCCCATCCAATGTCCACTCTAAAACAACTCTGAAATAAtaagcaaaacaaaattggAGGTCAAATATAGAACTGCCAAAAGCTCAACCTGCATGAAATAATTTCCTGAAAATACATGAATGtccaaaaaattgtttctaaaaaCGTTGTGAACTGctagaagaaaataaaataatctcTAACGTCTAGATGACAAAACGATCAGGAAACTACACGAACAAAATTTAGCAGAAATGCCTGAAAACGTAAAACAGCAAAAAAGGCCCAGCAGAAATGAATTCCAAATGGAAAAGTAAACCTTTCGAATGAGCAGAAAAACGCATCTAAAACcagaaaaacagcaaaaaaaaagatttctcaAACATAAAAAAGTAACTACAAACCAGAAAACACATCAAACTTAGtatagcttgactgactgcacatatcaatggttgcactccgtcaTTGAGAGGGAAGCgatgttagtgtgacccttattatttggagaccgtgtaaacccctgcatctccacaaaggtcacaggaagaAGGGTTTTGTTAGTAGAAGAGggctcgttggatcaggattcactttgtgttataaaaattgatcaatttacccccgttccatggtatttGAAGAGCGAATTTTTCTTGAATCTCCTTTTtcaccttgaaaaaaaaaagaaacatctTTTTTGAAGCGGAATGTTTGGAAGACCCCCTCAACAAAAATAACTCTTCACTTGATAAAATGGTTTGATGGCATTGCTTTTTTTTGCAATCCCAAGATTTATGATAATTCTTTTAGATGTAAACAGCTCAAACCACAGCTCACCTTACAAGCTTTCACCAATGAAATCATTCTCTTTTGAGTTTGAGAGTAGAAACAAAATTGTTTGGAGCAAAAATTTGTAGTAGAAGTGTGATTAACCTTTAGTCTGTACATTATATTTCTTCGTCTCTTCGTAGTGACATCGAGATCGCTCGTTCCCAAACCCCTAAGGACATCTCCGTGCTGGCGTCGGAAATCGGCCTAATTCCCTCCGAGGTTTCACTGTATGGCGACAAGAAAGCTAAGATTTCCCTGAAGGTATTGGACCGACTGAAGAACGAGCAGGAGGGTAAATACGTGGTCGTCGCTGGGTATGTTTCCACTAGACTACTTTAGTAACCACTATCTCATTTTGTTATCTTGTTCTAGTATAACTCCGACGCCGCTTGGCGAAGGCAAAAGTACCACCCTGGTGGGACTGGTGCAAGCATTGACGGCTCATAAGCAGTGCAACGCCATTGCCTGCCTGCGACAACCGTCGCAGGGTCCCACGTTTGGGATCAAGGGAGGGGCCGCCGGTGGCGGCTACTCACAGGTCATTCCGATGGAGGATTTCAATTTACATTTAACTGGCGATATCCACGCGGTAACGGCAGCCAACAATCTGCTGGCGGCACAACTAGACGCTCGCATCTTCCACGAGGCCACACAAACGGATCAGGCTCTGTACGAGCGGCTAGTGCCTGCAATGAAGGGTTCGCGCAAATTTTCAGCCATTCAGTTGAGACGCTTGAAGCGTCTCGGCATTGAGAAAACCGACCCATACACACTGACCCCGGACGAGATTCGGCGCTTTTCGCGGTTAAACATCGATCCTCACAATGTTGTGTGGACTAGAGGTGAGCTTCTTTTAGTACTTTTGATCATTACCTACTAATAACCCGTTTTATTTCCTATCATCATATCAGTTCTGGACGTGAACGATCGATATCTTCGCAAAATTACGATTGGTTTGGCACCGACGGAGAAAAATATGACCAGAGACACCAGTTTTGCGATTTCCGTTTCTAGCGAGATTATGGCGATCCTTGCGTTGGCTACCAGCCTAGAAGATATGAAGCAGCGGCTGGCCAAGATGGTGGTCGCATTCGATCGTACTGGGGCGCCAGTTACGGCCGATGATCTCGGTGTTACCGGTGCCATGATGGTGCTGCTGAAAGATGCCATCGAACCGACCTTGATGCAGACGCTGGAAGGCACTCCGGTTATGGTTCACGCTGGCCCGTTCGCAAATATTGCGCACGGTTGTTCGTCGATTATCGCCGATGATATCGGGTTGAAGCTGGTCGGTAAATCGGGTTATGTCGTGACCGAAGCAGGCTTCGGATCCGACATAGGAATGGAGAAGTTCTTCAATATCAAGTGTCGCTCGTCGGGCAAGATACCAAATGCTGTGGTACTGGTGATGACGGTACGTGCATTGAAGATGCACGGTGGTGGCCCTCCGGTAATCGCTGGGGCTCCACTGCGTCGTGAGTACACGATGGAAAATTTAGAGCTTGTCGAGAAAGGTTTGCCAAATCTGTTGAAGCACATTGAGAATGGATTGAAGTACGGTGTTCCCGTCGTGGTAGCAATCAATGCGCATTCTAACGATACCAAGGCTGAGCATGATCTGATCAAGAAAAGCTGTAAACAGGCCGGCGCTGTGGCTGCCGTTGTTTCTGAACACTGGGCTAAAGGCGGTGCTGGGGCTGCTGATTTAGCACAAGCCGTAATTGATGCCTGTCAGCTAAAGTCGAACTTCAAGCTGCTGTATGAGCTGGATTTAACGATTGAGGAGAAAATGCTCAAGATTGCCAGAGAAATGTACGGAGCAGGAACGATTGAACTTACACCGAAGGTGAAAGATGCCATTAGATTGTACACGGAGAAGGTAAAGATTCTGAGATACTCTCTGGAGCTTTGCTAAGATTGTCTTCTTTCAGGGTTTCGGAAATCTGCCAATTTGTATGGCCAAAACGGCCATGTCACTGACTGGCGATCCTAGTGCCAAAAATGCACCGAAGGATTTCAAGCTGGTTATAAACGATATCTGTCTGTCCGCTGGAGCGGGATTTATCGTTCCTATGTGCGGTGAAATCACCAAAATGCCTGGACTGCCAACCAGACCGTCGATTTTCGACATTGATCTGAACACCGAGACGGGTGAGATCGAGGGTCTGTTTTAGGAGCGTTTTCGTAGACTTTTTTTGACGAGAATACGATTTTCttctttaaacaaattttatcagCACAGGAAAATCGGGATCGATCATcttttactctctctctctctttctcttattTCTTACTTATTTTTATGTGTGACGAACATAATTTACTACTATGATTAGCTACTATATATTGCTTGTAGTAAATATTTTAGGATGTTTGTATTGTTTATCTAATAAATGCTGCTTTTATAAGAGAGAAATAGTTTTAAACGTTTGAGTATTTTATTCGAAATTCGAattcgatcagggaaatcagggaatatcacaaaaaactgaaaaatattcagggaGAACTTTTAACCGAGAGGCGATTGTTATTTAAACAACACAGAGCTATACGGCATGTATAATAATTAGGCCTTATATGATTAAACTGTGGGCATTTTAATGTcgaatgttctgcggtttccgTTTCGCTACAAACATCACAAAGTCCATTGTcgactattttcaattttctctacAAAGACTCCGATCGCACAGATCCGTCCTGCCTTGGAGGCGTCCTTAAACATTCTTCCGCGTccgctatattttttatttatcacCGAAATTGCTATCTGCCTCAATTGCGTCGAGGGAATGTTTTCCTTCGGTCCTAAACCCACATCCAACGATAAACATGTTGTAGGTATGCAAATCTCAATTGCATAACAACGGAGCAACCAAATAACATAACGAATTCAATCACAGCAAACATTTGATATGAGAGAGATTAAATTATTCATTCGTTAGTCAGTAACGGTTCAAACCAGTTGACTTTTAATTCAGTCCCACTGTTGCTATTACAATAGGTTACGGGCAGGTACGGAAAGTTTTCCGCAAGACTGAAAATTTTATTAGGATTTTTCTGGAAATTGGACAAAAGCCGGTTCAATCTACAGAAGCTGAACAATTCAAACTATGCAAGCTGGCGTTTCAAGGTGAAACTCCTCATTGTGCGGGAGGACTTGTGACATTACATGGAACCAGGCGTGAAACCGACCCCTGAGGCTGAAGCTACAGTTTGGATCGCTGAAGATGCAAAGgccggtagacggtcccttgctagtcaaggccgtcgaaaggtgtatggacacgcggccaagagtggcggcgctgtctgaacaactcgatgccataatcgagttcttggcgaacaggcgaaacatcgctggcgacctgaagcagagcctcctcctgcttcggagcaccattgatgaagccagaaaggagcacgaagaactcgtagctcgggtgaaggcggccgagaaagcggccaggaccgggagggcgactgcatctaaagaggtgcagacaaaagcgaaaagcgaagtgcggggtggaggtggctaaggagtcaatccgcccccgcaaaggtccggcggggacccaggtagctaccttccgactaccgtcggcggacgctaacctggccctgaaagagggcaagttgaaggtcggctggtctgtatgtcctctgggcatactacagcaaccagacatttgcttccggtgcttcgagggcgaacataagtcctggacctgcaaggggcccgatagcagccagctgtgcaggcgatgtggaggtgcaggccataaagcaaaggactgtgtggagtctcccaagtgcatggtatgttccgggaaacgggacgccggtaagccggctgcgaaaccacgggcgtaagggtgacgcaactgaacctgaaccattgcttcgcggctcagcagctgctacaccaagcagccactgagtcgttgtcggacatcgccgtcatatcggatcccaaccgcatccctcccggatacggtaactgggttgcggataagtccagtttggcggccatatgtacgacgagcaagttcccggttcaggaggttgtctcaacctcagaagaagggtacgtagttgctaaggtgaacggagtgttctactgcagttgctatgctccgccacgttggtctaccgaaaggttcacccagatggtcgacctcctatccatggagctaacgggcctaacgccgttggtggtggcgggcgacttcaacgcttgggctgttgagtggggaagtcgcttcacgaaccagaggggccagatcctgttgggggcttttgcaaagctcaacctagatctggccaacgttgggaacaaaagtacatttagcagaaatggtgcggagtcgatcatcgacgtgacgttctccagcccaggactgatcaagaactggagggtagacgatggctacactaatagcgaccaccaggcggtctgttatagtgtagacaacaacgagaggcggcaagcgacgggtagagccaacactccgaccgttcgcgggtggaagacatcgcactttgatgccgaggtattcgaagaggcaatgagaagggagcgcgaggggggcagttggctccgcccgactgctgaccaactagttgctatgctatcgcgggcgtgcgacgccaccatgcctaggactcgccaacctaggaatggaaagccaccggtttactggtggacggacgcgatagccgaccttcgcagtgcgtgcctccgtgcaagacggaggatgcagcgtgcgcgaaacgaagaagagaggacagagcgccgcgcagcattcagttcggcaagatcgatgctaaagagtgcgataaaggccagcaagagggcctgcttcgataggctatgtgcgagtgccaatacaaatccgtagggtgacgcctacaggatcgtaatggccaaggctaaaggcgcgctggcgcctgcagagcgatcaccagcgatgctggagcgtatcatcgagggactctttccacgccacgagccaattccttggcctccggcagtcgagtctcacgtccgacgttccagtatctcagacatagaccagagatggtcggccaacttgccgagcatccaatccgtgagcgacgacagccgtgtcgaggcaggggaggaggcaagggttacgaatgaggaactcatcgtgatcgccaaatccctaaaggtgagcaaggcaccgggaccggatggtatccctaaacttgcgatcaggctggcgataaaaacggcccccgggctgttcagggcagtcatgcagaggtgcctggatgactgtctctttccggacaggtggaagcggcagagactggtcttattgccgaaggctgggaaaccgccaggggacccatcggcatataggcctatctgcctgctggacaccgcgggcaaggtgcttgagaggatcatcctcaacatactggtgaggtacacggagggtgtacacggtctggcaagtaaccagttcggcttccggaagggcaggtccacgctggacgcaatctcttccgtcatcaagacggcggaggtagcaatccagcgcaagagaaggggaatacgctactgcccaatcgtcacgctcgacgtgaagaatgcgttcaatagtgccagttgggactccatagcgctcgcgctcaggagcatccatgtaccggtgtcgctgtacaagattctggaaaattatttccagaatcgagtacttgtttacgacacggaggagggtcagaagtgcgtcccaattaccgcatgagttccgcaaggttctatcctgggcccggtgttgtggaatgtcatgtatgacagagtgttgaaactcaagttccctgtaggggttgtgatcgtcggctttgcagacgacataacgctggaggtttacggcgagtctatcgaggaggtcgagttgacggccgcgcactgtatacgcaaggtcgaggactggatgcgctccaggaaactggagtcgcgcaccataagacggaggtcacggttgtgaacaaccgtaaatcggagcaacaggcggtggtcagagtcggagactgcaccatcacctcgaagcgatccctgaagctcttgggggttatggtggacgacaagctcacgttcgggagtcacgtcgactatgcctgtaagagggcctcatcggctattgcagcactatctcgtatgatgtccaatagctcagcggtttatggcagcaagcgaagacttcttgccagcgtggtttcgtccatacttaggtatggtgggccagtgtggtccagagcgctaggtactaacagttaccgtggtaaactggaaagtacctacaggctcatgtgcctgagagttgcgagtgcgtatcgtacggtgtcatacgatgcaatctgtgtcttgtccggcatgatgcctatcagcatcgccatcaaggaggacagagagtgtttcgaccaacgtgacacaaggggcatacgaggtaccagaaggtcattctcgatgctccgctggcagcgggaatggtccaactccacaaagggcagatggacgcaccgactcataccggagatatccggctgggtcgggagacgacatggtgaagtgaacttccacctgacacaaatcctgtcaggccatggttgtttcaggcaatatctgcacaggttcggacacgcggtgtcccccatgtgtcccgagtgcgtggaggaggaggagactgcttagcatgtcttcttcgtatgcccccgtttcgcaagagcgaggagcaacatgatggctgtgagcgggcctggcactactccggacaatctaatccggaggatgtgcgacgacccggacatctggaacgcggtctgtgcggccgcctctcagattgttctggagctgcaacgtgtgtggcgggtcaaccaccaacacgccagtggtagctaattaccagtctccaggtagttagctaggaggttataagagtaaagagggtgcatcacgcacaaaagccactccccgacgtaatacttaaccgtcgttccgggaagaccagggctggagactggaggggttttagtgggtcgggacagggatcagtaggtgtctgggcgagtgtaactaccccagcatctctcccctagtctcatccccacaccctgagttctcttctcaggtgtctgtttgcagatttccccgccacctttaaaaaaaaagatgcaaAGGCCAGAGCGACTATAGGGCTGCTAATCGAAGACAATCAACATGCGCTGATGCGTCCGTCGAAGACCGCGAAAGAAGCCTGGAAAGCACTCCAAGAACACCATCAAAAGGTGAGCCTCACGTCAAAGGTTTCGTTATTGAAGCGAATCTGCAACAAACAATACTCGGAAGGAGATGACATGGCGGAGCCTTGCAAATTCTAGACAAAAGCTGGAAGAAAGTCTCATGGTCGTGGTGATCCTGAGGTGTCTTCCAAGTTCATTTGATGCCTTCACTACCGCCCCTGAGACCCGATCAGATGAGGACCTGACCCTGGAGCTTGTAAAGCGAAAACTCTTGGACGAAGCCTCGAAACGGCTGGGTTCCGGGACGGATTCAGTGATGAAAATCGGACAAGGCAGAAAGAAACTACTGGCCTGCCATAACTGCA
It includes:
- the LOC129733882 gene encoding C-1-tetrahydrofolate synthase, cytoplasmic, yielding MPNCVELSRCSSAFVDIERVESEPDRIPAVQTDPSINRSNGFGSPFSLKIPTKQDVLPTDHHRFQQPIVQAANETTTTSNGSANSMIGTAKILSGTDVAKEVRERLKKELSEMRSKIPTLVPGLAIVQVGGREDSNVYIRMKIKAAEEIGIYAEHVQLPSTTTQTELLAVIKRLNEDPCFHGIIVQMPLESQNPIDSHLITDAVSPEKDVDGLNTINEGRVAVGDMGGFLPCTPNGCMELIKRTGIPIAGASAVIIGRSKIVGTPMAELLKWHDATVTICHSKTKNLNMMIKKADILVVAVGKPEMVRGAWIKPSAVVIDCGINSIPDPTKKSGQRLVGDVKYDEALVVASYVTPVPGGVGPMTVAMLMQNTVQSALRVAKRMIEMEFRWPIKTLPLKPLEQVPSDIEIARSQTPKDISVLASEIGLIPSEVSLYGDKKAKISLKVLDRLKNEQEGKYVVVAGITPTPLGEGKSTTLVGLVQALTAHKQCNAIACLRQPSQGPTFGIKGGAAGGGYSQVIPMEDFNLHLTGDIHAVTAANNLLAAQLDARIFHEATQTDQALYERLVPAMKGSRKFSAIQLRRLKRLGIEKTDPYTLTPDEIRRFSRLNIDPHNVVWTRVLDVNDRYLRKITIGLAPTEKNMTRDTSFAISVSSEIMAILALATSLEDMKQRLAKMVVAFDRTGAPVTADDLGVTGAMMVLLKDAIEPTLMQTLEGTPVMVHAGPFANIAHGCSSIIADDIGLKLVGKSGYVVTEAGFGSDIGMEKFFNIKCRSSGKIPNAVVLVMTVRALKMHGGGPPVIAGAPLRREYTMENLELVEKGLPNLLKHIENGLKYGVPVVVAINAHSNDTKAEHDLIKKSCKQAGAVAAVVSEHWAKGGAGAADLAQAVIDACQLKSNFKLLYELDLTIEEKMLKIAREMYGAGTIELTPKVKDAIRLYTEKGFGNLPICMAKTAMSLTGDPSAKNAPKDFKLVINDICLSAGAGFIVPMCGEITKMPGLPTRPSIFDIDLNTETGEIEGLF